One region of Aurantimonas sp. HBX-1 genomic DNA includes:
- a CDS encoding GTP-binding protein — protein MSDTASPILDQIPVTVLTGYLGSGKTTLLNRILSEDHGKRYAVIVNEFGEIGIDNDLIVESDEEIYEMNNGCVCCTVRGDLVRVVEGLTRRKGRFDAIIVETTGLADPVPVAQTFFMDEDVRAKTRLDAVVALVDAKHLPLRLKDSREAEDQIAFADVVLLNKTDLVTEAELAKIEATVRAINPYAVIHRTERAAIDLTRVLGQRAFDLKRVLDADPEFLEEAEKAHDDHVCGPDCDHDHGHDHHHHDHDHHHHGNDHHGHDHDHGPAAIHDVTVTSVSLRGGEVDPKKFFPWIQALTQEQGPNILRLKGIIAIADDPDRYVVQGVHMIVEGDHQRPWREDEKRESRLVFIGRELDAEALSAEFEACAARQRADA, from the coding sequence ATGTCCGATACTGCCAGCCCGATCCTCGACCAGATTCCCGTCACCGTGCTCACCGGCTATCTCGGTTCCGGCAAGACGACGCTGCTCAACCGCATCCTGTCCGAGGACCACGGCAAGCGCTACGCCGTCATCGTCAACGAGTTCGGCGAGATCGGCATCGACAACGACCTCATCGTCGAATCCGACGAGGAGATCTACGAGATGAACAATGGCTGCGTCTGCTGCACGGTGCGCGGCGACCTCGTCCGCGTCGTCGAGGGCCTGACGCGCCGCAAAGGCCGGTTCGATGCGATCATCGTCGAGACCACGGGCCTTGCCGACCCGGTGCCGGTCGCCCAGACCTTCTTCATGGACGAGGACGTGCGGGCCAAGACCCGGCTCGACGCCGTCGTCGCGCTGGTCGACGCCAAGCATCTGCCGTTGCGGCTGAAGGACTCCCGCGAGGCCGAGGACCAGATCGCCTTCGCCGACGTGGTGCTCCTCAACAAGACCGATCTCGTCACTGAGGCCGAGCTCGCCAAGATCGAGGCGACGGTGCGGGCCATCAACCCCTATGCCGTCATCCACCGCACCGAGCGGGCGGCCATCGACCTGACGCGCGTGCTGGGCCAGCGGGCCTTCGACCTGAAGCGGGTGCTCGACGCCGATCCCGAATTCCTCGAGGAAGCTGAAAAGGCGCATGACGATCACGTCTGCGGCCCGGACTGCGACCATGATCATGGTCACGACCACCATCATCACGATCACGACCATCATCACCATGGCAACGACCATCACGGGCACGATCACGACCACGGACCGGCGGCGATCCACGACGTGACGGTGACGTCGGTCTCGCTGCGCGGCGGCGAGGTCGACCCGAAGAAGTTCTTCCCCTGGATCCAGGCGCTCACCCAGGAGCAGGGGCCGAACATCCTGCGGCTGAAGGGCATCATCGCGATCGCCGACGATCCGGACCGCTATGTCGTCCAGGGCGTCCACATGATCGTCGAGGGCGACCACCAGCGGCCCTGGCGCGAGGACGAGAAGCGCGAGAGCCGGCTGGTGTTCATCGGGCGGGAACTAGATGCCGAGGCGCTGTCGGCCGAGTTCGAGGCGTGCGCGGCGCGGCAGCGGGCCGACGCCTGA
- the odc2 gene encoding ornithine/lysine decarboxylase: MATQRILDFLATRRPEGPCLVVDLDIVENNFHAFRKALPDSAIFYAVKANPAPEVLRLLASLGSNFDCASVAEIEMALEAGATARRISYGNTIKKERDIERAAALGVSLFAVDCVEEVEKVARAAPGARVFCRVLTNGEGAEWPLSRKFGCVPAMAIDVLLKAARLGLVATGISFHVGSQQTDTNAWDAAIGDAKFVFEALAEKGIMLTLVNMGGGFPTRYLKDVPAAEAYGRAIFESLRRHFGNRLPETIIEPGRGMVGDAGVIKAEVVLVSRKSATDENRWVYLDIGKFGGLAETMDEAIRYPIVTARDGDRMEPCVLAGPTCDSADVLYEKKPYPLPITLTVGDEVLIEGTGAYTTTYASVAFNGFEPLRAYVI, translated from the coding sequence ATGGCCACGCAGCGCATCCTCGACTTCCTCGCCACCCGACGTCCCGAGGGCCCCTGCCTCGTCGTCGATCTCGACATCGTCGAGAACAATTTCCACGCCTTCCGCAAGGCGTTGCCGGATTCGGCCATCTTCTACGCTGTGAAGGCCAACCCGGCCCCGGAAGTGCTGCGGCTGCTCGCCTCGCTCGGCTCGAATTTCGACTGCGCCTCTGTCGCCGAGATCGAGATGGCGCTCGAGGCCGGCGCGACCGCGCGGCGGATCTCCTATGGCAACACCATCAAGAAGGAGCGCGACATCGAGCGCGCCGCCGCGCTCGGCGTTTCGCTGTTCGCCGTCGACTGCGTCGAGGAAGTCGAGAAGGTTGCCCGCGCGGCGCCCGGCGCCCGCGTGTTCTGCCGCGTCCTGACCAACGGCGAAGGCGCCGAATGGCCGCTGTCGCGCAAGTTCGGCTGCGTGCCGGCGATGGCGATCGACGTGCTGCTCAAAGCCGCCCGCCTCGGGCTCGTGGCCACCGGCATCTCCTTCCATGTCGGCTCGCAGCAGACCGACACGAATGCCTGGGACGCGGCGATCGGCGACGCGAAATTCGTCTTCGAGGCGCTGGCCGAGAAGGGTATCATGCTGACGCTCGTCAACATGGGCGGCGGCTTTCCGACCCGCTACCTCAAGGACGTGCCGGCGGCGGAAGCCTACGGTCGGGCGATCTTCGAGAGCCTGCGCCGGCATTTCGGCAACCGCCTGCCGGAGACGATCATCGAGCCCGGCCGCGGCATGGTCGGCGACGCCGGCGTCATCAAGGCCGAGGTCGTGCTGGTGTCGCGCAAGTCGGCGACCGACGAGAACCGCTGGGTCTATCTCGACATCGGCAAGTTCGGCGGCCTCGCCGAGACGATGGACGAGGCGATCCGCTACCCGATCGTGACCGCAAGGGACGGCGACCGGATGGAGCCCTGCGTCCTCGCCGGCCCGACCTGCGACTCGGCCGACGTGCTCTACGAGAAGAAGCCCTACCCGCTGCCGATCACCCTGACGGTCGGCGACGAGGTGCTGATCGAGGGCACCGGCGCCTACACCACGACCTACGCGTCGGTGGCGTTCAACGGCTTCGAGCCGCTGCGCGCCTACGTGATCTGA
- a CDS encoding WD40 repeat domain-containing protein: protein MPSIAAYEFADFVQTATFLRDEPVFALADGTVRFPAGGERSVVAHEGGLLSARLDMDGARLLSGGEDGRVVAISPGGQAEELASIGQKWIGAVAGGPKGAVGFASGRNAYVRLPDGTLKTVPHARTVEDIAFAPKGLRAATAHYDGASLFFPATGAVPVSLEWKGAHLGVLFSPDGRFLVTLMQENALHGWRVEDGKHMKMTGYPAKVKDWSFSAKGKFLATSGAPAAILWPFSGRDGPMGKAPLELGTRGDSMVTAVSCHPTEDMVAIGYHDGMILAVRFADAREALLRRGGTGAVRTMGWDAKGRLLAFGSETGEAGVVDISS from the coding sequence ATGCCGTCCATCGCGGCCTATGAGTTCGCCGACTTCGTCCAGACCGCAACCTTCCTGAGGGACGAGCCGGTCTTTGCCCTCGCCGATGGGACCGTCCGCTTTCCGGCGGGCGGCGAGCGCTCGGTCGTGGCGCATGAAGGCGGACTACTCTCGGCCCGGCTCGACATGGACGGCGCCCGGCTGCTCTCCGGCGGCGAGGACGGCCGTGTCGTCGCCATCTCGCCGGGCGGCCAGGCCGAGGAACTGGCGTCGATCGGCCAGAAATGGATCGGCGCGGTCGCCGGCGGGCCGAAGGGCGCCGTCGGTTTTGCCTCGGGGCGCAACGCCTATGTGCGGCTGCCGGACGGCACGCTGAAGACCGTTCCGCATGCCCGCACGGTCGAGGACATTGCCTTCGCGCCGAAGGGACTGCGGGCGGCGACGGCGCATTACGATGGTGCCTCGCTGTTCTTTCCGGCCACGGGGGCCGTGCCGGTCTCGCTCGAATGGAAGGGCGCCCATCTCGGCGTGCTGTTTTCGCCGGACGGGCGCTTCCTCGTGACGCTGATGCAGGAGAACGCCCTGCACGGCTGGCGGGTCGAGGACGGCAAGCACATGAAGATGACCGGCTATCCGGCCAAGGTGAAGGACTGGTCGTTCTCCGCCAAGGGCAAGTTCCTGGCGACCAGCGGCGCGCCCGCCGCGATCCTCTGGCCGTTTTCCGGCCGCGACGGCCCGATGGGCAAGGCGCCGCTGGAACTCGGCACGCGCGGCGATTCGATGGTCACCGCGGTTTCCTGCCATCCGACCGAGGACATGGTCGCCATCGGCTACCATGACGGCATGATCCTCGCCGTCCGCTTCGCCGACGCAAGGGAGGCGCTGCTTCGGCGCGGCGGTACCGGCGCGGTGCGGACCATGGGCTGGGATGCGAAGGGACGGCTGCTCGCCTTCGGCAGCGAGACAGGCGAGGCCGGCGTCGTCGATATTTCCAGCTGA
- a CDS encoding GNAT family N-acetyltransferase has protein sequence MSAFQHAGCFEVAAPFFAIRPELPGDVAAREALLDAAMGPGRTRKSSEALRRGRLPALGLSLVAIAADGALAGTVRLWEIAAGTRDGAPVAALLLGPLAVDPRWHGAGIGGALMRHAVAEAARLGHGAILLVGDPEYYGRFGFSAAATGGLAMPGPFEQRRLLGLELQPGALAAVAGLVTATGRCEGDPAMLDSAA, from the coding sequence ATGTCCGCATTCCAGCATGCCGGCTGCTTCGAAGTGGCCGCACCCTTCTTCGCCATCCGGCCGGAACTGCCGGGCGACGTCGCTGCGCGCGAAGCGCTGCTCGACGCCGCCATGGGTCCCGGCCGCACCCGCAAGTCCTCCGAGGCGCTGCGCCGCGGCCGGCTGCCGGCGCTCGGCCTCAGCCTCGTGGCGATCGCCGCCGACGGCGCCCTCGCCGGCACCGTCCGGCTGTGGGAAATCGCCGCCGGCACGCGCGACGGCGCGCCGGTCGCGGCGCTGCTGCTCGGCCCGCTGGCGGTCGACCCGCGCTGGCACGGCGCCGGCATCGGCGGCGCGCTGATGCGCCATGCCGTCGCCGAGGCCGCGCGGCTCGGTCACGGCGCGATCCTGCTCGTCGGTGATCCGGAGTACTACGGCCGCTTCGGCTTCTCGGCCGCGGCGACGGGCGGGCTCGCCATGCCCGGCCCGTTCGAGCAGCGGCGCCTGCTGGGGCTGGAGCTGCAGCCGGGTGCACTGGCCGCCGTGGCCGGTCTCGTCACTGCGACCGGCCGATGCGAGGGCGACCCGGCGATGCTCGATTCGGCAGCCTGA